In the genome of bacterium, one region contains:
- the dapA gene encoding 4-hydroxy-tetrahydrodipicolinate synthase, with the protein MFTGAYTAIVTPFNTNGSVDYDKLRDLIAMQIAAGIDGIVPVGTTGESPTVDVEEHEKIIEVTIAACRGKVKVIAGTGANSTSEALDLTRHALNAGADGTLQVTPYYNKPNQEGLYRHFSAVADLGLPVVLYNVPGRSSLQIDVATIARLAKHPKIVCVKEAGGSADRVSQILSACNITVLSGDDSLTLPMMILGAKGIISVASNIAPKPVADMVHAAAAGRWDEARALHMKYYRLFTDLFVDTNPIPIKAAMAMAGMIEETYRLPLCETSDANKKKLADCLKQVGILK; encoded by the coding sequence ATGTTTACAGGTGCCTATACAGCCATTGTCACGCCGTTCAACACGAACGGGAGTGTGGATTACGATAAACTGCGCGACTTGATCGCCATGCAAATCGCGGCCGGGATCGATGGCATTGTCCCGGTGGGCACCACCGGGGAGTCCCCGACCGTGGACGTGGAAGAGCACGAGAAGATCATTGAAGTCACCATTGCCGCCTGCCGCGGCAAAGTCAAAGTCATTGCCGGCACCGGCGCGAACTCCACGTCCGAGGCGCTGGACCTGACCCGTCACGCCCTGAACGCCGGTGCTGACGGCACCCTTCAGGTAACGCCCTATTACAACAAGCCGAATCAGGAAGGCTTATATCGCCACTTCTCCGCCGTGGCTGACCTGGGTCTGCCCGTCGTGTTGTATAATGTCCCCGGCCGCTCCTCCCTCCAAATCGACGTGGCGACCATTGCCCGTCTTGCCAAGCATCCGAAAATCGTATGCGTCAAGGAAGCCGGCGGCAGCGCCGATCGCGTCAGCCAGATCCTCAGTGCCTGTAATATCACCGTCCTGTCCGGGGATGACTCCCTGACCCTGCCGATGATGATCCTGGGCGCCAAGGGGATTATCAGCGTGGCCTCCAATATCGCACCCAAGCCGGTGGCCGACATGGTTCATGCCGCCGCGGCCGGACGCTGGGATGAAGCCCGCGCCCTGCACATGAAATACTACCGGCTGTTCACCGATCTCTTCGTTGACACCAATCCGATTCCGATCAAGGCCGCCATGGCCATGGCCGGCATGATCGAGGAGACCTATCGGCTCCCCCTCTGCGAGACTTCCGATGCCAATAAGAAAAAACTGGCCGACTGTTTAAAGCAGGTCGGGATTCTCAAGTAA
- a CDS encoding DJ-1/PfpI family protein: MKLWLPGMIIVLGILFGGIGFGKEPDVKTLMGRKVVMVIAFRDFRDEEFFKPYAALTEVGAEVVVASTQLGKAKGMLGQTVSVNMLIEDVVATRFDAIVFVGGGCAQIYFDNPIAHRLAQDAVLYRKVLGAICVAPETLAHAGVLKGVKVTGFSSIKPALGKAGALVQNQPVVRDGNLITADGPQSAGGFAAAIIEALEQKIPAP; the protein is encoded by the coding sequence ATGAAACTTTGGTTGCCTGGGATGATCATTGTATTGGGGATTCTGTTTGGAGGGATTGGTTTTGGAAAGGAGCCGGATGTGAAGACACTAATGGGGAGGAAAGTGGTGATGGTCATTGCCTTCCGTGATTTCCGGGATGAGGAGTTCTTCAAGCCTTATGCCGCCCTGACGGAGGTAGGGGCCGAGGTGGTTGTTGCCAGCACGCAACTTGGAAAGGCCAAAGGGATGCTGGGGCAAACGGTGTCAGTCAATATGCTGATTGAGGATGTGGTCGCCACCCGTTTCGATGCCATTGTGTTTGTGGGTGGCGGGTGCGCCCAGATCTATTTCGACAATCCCATTGCCCACCGGCTGGCACAAGACGCCGTTCTTTATCGTAAAGTCCTGGGCGCCATCTGTGTTGCCCCTGAAACGCTGGCCCATGCGGGGGTGTTGAAGGGCGTTAAGGTGACAGGGTTTTCATCCATCAAGCCCGCGCTGGGAAAGGCGGGTGCGCTGGTTCAGAATCAGCCCGTGGTCCGTGATGGCAACCTTATCACCGCAGATGGCCCCCAATCGGCCGGCGGTTTTGCTGCGGCCATTATCGAGGCGCTTGAACAAAAGATCCCAGCCCCCTGA